One Gadus chalcogrammus isolate NIFS_2021 chromosome 22, NIFS_Gcha_1.0, whole genome shotgun sequence genomic window carries:
- the ndufs5 gene encoding NADH dehydrogenase [ubiquinone] iron-sulfur protein 5, producing the protein MPFIDIQSRLGIDLDRWLLLQSGEQPHKRAARCHAFEKEFLECAHGIGQTRAKVECKLEMEDFYECMHRNKTHKKLYDIRQQRIKMEKEKSYVTPSHHAGQPDNTP; encoded by the exons ATGCCCTTCATAGACATCCAGTCCCGTCTGGGTATCGACCTGGAccgctggctgctgctgcagagcgGCGAGCAGCCACACAAGCGGGCCGCCCGCTGCCACGCCTTCGAGAAGGAGTTCCTGGAGTGTGCTCATGGCATCGGCCAGACACGTGCAAAGGTCGAGTGCAAGCTGGAGATGGAGGACTTCTATGAGTGCATGCACAGGAATAAGACG CACAAGAAGCTGTATGACATCCGTCAGCAGCGAATcaagatggagaaggagaagtcGTACGTCACCCCATCACACCACGCCGGCCAGCCGGACAACACCCCTTAG